GTTGGTGGCAATATCCGGGGCCAGGCTCCTGGCCCGAGCCACCACCGCCTCGTGCTCTGAGGCCAGGATGACGGCCTCGGCCATGCCGCACTCCCGCACGACCGCAATCACCTGTTCCTCTATCGGCGGTTCTTGTTGTTTGATCTCGACCGTAAAGCGGACGTGCGGGAAGCGGCGCAGCACGTCGGCCAGGAGCGGGATGGTCACGCCCTGGCCCCGAAACGGAAACGCTTTGCCATCGTCGGGCGTAAAGTGATAGCCGGCGTCGAGCCCTTGCAGGTCGGCCAAGCCGTGCTCCTTCACCAGCCCGTGCCCGTTGGTCGTGCGCTCCAGGGTGTCGTCATGCATGACCACCACCTGACCGTCACGGCTCAGATGCACGTCCAGCTCCATATACACGACACCCAGGGAGGCGGCCCGCTGGAACGCGGCCAGGGTATTTTCCGGGGCTTCGCCACTCGCACCCCGGTGGGCGAACAGCCGTGGGGTCGGACCGCGAAAGAACTTGCTCATGGGCTTCTCCTTACACAGACTCGTCGTGTGTCTGTCCTAGCTCAGCCGTCAGGATTGTGCGAGAGGCAGTGCCGCCCAAAATCCCGCTCGGGAGATTAGCGTCATCCCCTTTGCTTCCCCTGGAAAAAGAGATACGGAATACTCCAATGTCCCTCCAGACGCCGATTCAGGCAAAGCTCTTTCCCCCACCCTCCCGCCCCCATCTGTCAACCACAGGGAGAGGGATTGAACGCCAATTCAACATCCCGTTTGTCGCGGGTCTAGCGTT
This region of Desulfurellaceae bacterium genomic DNA includes:
- a CDS encoding glycerophosphodiester phosphodiesterase; protein product: MSKFFRGPTPRLFAHRGASGEAPENTLAAFQRAASLGVVYMELDVHLSRDGQVVVMHDDTLERTTNGHGLVKEHGLADLQGLDAGYHFTPDDGKAFPFRGQGVTIPLLADVLRRFPHVRFTVEIKQQEPPIEEQVIAVVRECGMAEAVILASEHEAVVARARSLAPDIATNCAAAEVLAFMQRVFSQQLGDYRPPGRAFQIPPAYEGVALVTPQTVAAIHDLGAEVHVWTVNDRHEMEGLFELDVDGIMSDFPGRLLEVAHKRGARTE